A single window of Synechococcus sp. CBW1004 DNA harbors:
- a CDS encoding antirestriction protein ArdA has product MSHPVTGTGLLSLIRDFEGRPKADIALAAGYRRDNGNPAFTAFYEAVLKAKGQWPPPPAPPLPPGGIERRCGDGPAIYVACLASYNAGRLFGSWLDLSDGPDADDIRTAIAAVIQESPAPDAEEYAIHDNQLLPTFLARTEWPDIDELVAYCQIVSELDADDATVYRILCSDAGQVLEPDAWRDGFHGLYERPEDFAHDWMEERGLLDQVPDELRCHIDWAGVWRDLDAEGFCATYSPQQGHRYLITSDI; this is encoded by the coding sequence ATGAGCCATCCCGTCACCGGTACCGGCCTGCTGTCGCTGATCCGCGACTTCGAGGGGCGCCCCAAAGCCGACATTGCCCTCGCCGCCGGCTACCGGCGCGACAACGGCAACCCCGCCTTCACGGCCTTCTACGAGGCGGTGCTCAAGGCCAAGGGCCAATGGCCCCCGCCGCCAGCACCGCCCTTGCCGCCCGGCGGAATCGAACGCCGTTGCGGCGATGGCCCGGCGATCTATGTCGCCTGCCTCGCCTCCTACAACGCGGGCCGTCTGTTCGGCAGCTGGCTGGATCTCTCTGACGGCCCCGACGCCGACGACATCCGCACCGCCATCGCGGCAGTGATCCAGGAGTCACCGGCACCGGATGCCGAGGAGTACGCCATCCACGACAACCAGCTCCTCCCCACCTTCCTCGCCAGAACGGAATGGCCGGACATCGATGAGCTGGTGGCCTACTGCCAGATCGTCAGTGAACTCGATGCCGACGACGCCACCGTCTACCGCATCCTCTGCAGCGATGCCGGCCAGGTGCTCGAGCCCGACGCCTGGCGTGACGGCTTCCACGGCCTCTACGAGCGCCCCGAGGACTTCGCCCATGACTGGATGGAGGAACGCGGGCTACTCGATCAGGTCCCCGACGAACTCCGCTGTCACATCGACTGGGCGGGCGTCTGGCGTGACCTCGATGCCGAGGGCTTCTGCGCCACCTATTCCCCGCAGCAGGGCCACCGCTACCTGATCACCTCTGACATCTGA
- a CDS encoding ThiF family adenylyltransferase, whose product MFVDSTIVIGAGGTGGQLIPSLARLLAYHPNAAAHLLIADGDVFEDHNQARQLCGPDQLGRNKADVLAHHCQEIGLCAVRSHPDFLDKAVLRRLLPGSTCPLIVSAVDNDATRKSVIDVLQEHQGDWLHVTTGNADDSDGRGRIATSTHWHGVIGGQPIGLSPALLFGNIARPIDAIPAHGTCAAHAPSAPQLISANALSAAMALLVIQNLLDGVMPTSHNSAFANGRTFQLTLS is encoded by the coding sequence ATGTTCGTTGACTCCACCATCGTCATCGGTGCTGGCGGCACTGGCGGCCAGCTGATCCCTTCCCTGGCACGGCTGCTGGCCTACCACCCCAATGCCGCGGCCCATCTCCTGATCGCCGATGGCGATGTCTTTGAGGATCACAACCAGGCCCGTCAGCTGTGCGGGCCCGATCAACTCGGACGCAACAAGGCCGATGTCCTGGCTCACCACTGCCAGGAGATCGGCCTTTGCGCTGTCCGCAGCCACCCCGACTTCCTCGACAAAGCCGTCCTCAGGCGCCTGCTTCCCGGAAGCACCTGTCCGCTGATCGTCAGCGCCGTCGACAACGACGCCACCCGCAAGTCCGTCATCGACGTGCTGCAAGAACACCAGGGCGACTGGCTGCATGTCACCACCGGCAACGCCGACGACAGTGACGGCCGCGGCCGCATCGCCACCAGCACCCACTGGCATGGCGTCATTGGCGGCCAGCCGATTGGCCTGTCGCCCGCCCTGCTCTTCGGCAACATCGCTCGCCCCATCGACGCCATCCCGGCTCATGGCACCTGCGCGGCTCACGCCCCCTCTGCCCCGCAGTTGATCAGCGCCAATGCGCTCTCCGCCGCCATGGCCCTGCTCGTCATCCAGAACCTCCTTGATGGCGTCATGCCCACTTCCCACAACTCGGCCTTTGCCAACGGCCGGACTTTTCAGCTCACCCTCTCCTGA